In Phyllostomus discolor isolate MPI-MPIP mPhyDis1 chromosome 2, mPhyDis1.pri.v3, whole genome shotgun sequence, the following are encoded in one genomic region:
- the LAG3 gene encoding lymphocyte activation gene 3 protein isoform X1 produces MGEAQFQVLLLLPLLWVAPVEAPGPGAEVPEVWAQEGAPAQLPCSPTIPLQDSSLLRTGGVTWQHLPDSPPPTRGSRPVAPTPYTVLRLAPGGLRSGRPPLQSRMKLEERGLQRGDFSLWLLPARRADAGEYSAAVNLKNGALTCRLRLRVGQARVTASPPGSLRTSGLVVLNCSFSRPDLPASVQWFRGPGRVPVQESPHHHLIGSLLFLPKVSPLDSGPWGCILTYRDGFTVSSIYNLTVLGPVAPVPLTVYAGAGSRVELPCQLPPGVRTPSSLTATWTPPGGSPDRLVAEDNGNFTLQLEAVSQAQAGTYTCHIYLQGQWHSTTVTLAVITVTPKPSGLPGNLRKLLCEVTPASGQERFVWSPLDKQSWRSSPGPWLEVQKASLLSQPWQCHLYQGERLLGTAVYFTELSGPGAQYSERAPGAPKTGHLPLFLTLGVLLLLLMTGPFGFHLWRRRWRPRRFSALEHGIRPPRAESKIEDLEQEPEPELELEPELEPELEPELELEPDLEPEPEPAGPQQP; encoded by the exons atgggggaggcCCAGTTCCAGGTCTTGCTGCTTCTGCCACTGCTGTGGGTGGCTCCAG tGGAGGCACCAGGACCTGGGGCAGAGGTCCCGGAGGTGTGGGCCCAGGAGGGGGCTCCTGCCCAACTTCCCTGCAGCCCCACAATCCCCCTCCAGGATTCCAGCCTTCTTCGAACAGGAGGGGTCACTTGGCAGCATCTACCAGACAG cccgcccccaaccaggggctcGCGCCCCGTGGCGCCCACCCCCTACACTGTGCTGAGGCTGGCTCCTGGGGGGCTGCGCAGCGGGCGGCCGCCCCTTCAGTCCCGCATGAAGCTGGAAGAGCGCGGCCTCCAGCGCGGGGACTTCTCGCTCTGGCTGCTCCCGGCCCGACGCGCCGACGCCGGCGAGTACAGCGCCGCGGTGAACCTCAAGAACGGAGCCCTCACCTGCCGCCTCCGTCTGCGCGTGGGCCAGGCCCGGG TGACTGCCAGTCCCCCAGGGTCTCTCAGGACCTCCGGCTTGGTCGTCTTGAACTGCTCCTTCAGCCGCCCTGACCTCCCAGCCTCTGTGCAGTGGTTCCGGGGCCCGGGCAGAGTCCCTGTTCAGGAGTCCCCCCATCACCACTTGATTGGAAGCCTCCTCTTCCTGCCCAAAGTCAGCCCCTTGGactctgggccctggggctgcatcCTCACCTACAGAGATGGCTTCACTGTCTCCAGCATATACAACCTCACTGTTCTGG GTCCGGTGGCGCCAGTCCCCCTGACAGTGTATGCAGGAGCAGGTTCCCGGGTGGAGCTGCCCTGCCAACTGCCTCCTGGCGTAAGGACTCCGTCTTCCCTCACTGCCACATGGACCCCTCCCGGTGGAAGCCCTGACCGGCTGGTGGCTGAAGACAATGGCAACTTTACCCTTCAACTAGAGGCTGTGAGCCAGGCCCAGGCCGGGACCTACACCTGCCACATCTATCTGCAGGGGCAGTGGCACAGTACCACTGTCACTTTGGCAGTCATCACAG TGACTCCCAAGCCCTCTGGGTTACCTGGCAACCTGAGGAAACTGCTCTGTGAGGTGACTCCGGCATCTGGACAAGAGCGCTTTGTGTGGAGCCCCCTGGACAAGCAGTCTTGGAGGAGTTCTCCAGGACCCTGGCTGGAGGTACAGAAGGCCAGCCTCCTTTCTCAGCCTTGGCAGTGTCACCTGTACCAGGGGGAGAGGCTTCTTGGAACAGCCGTATACTTCACGGAGCTGTCTGGACCAG GTGCCCAGTACTCCGAGAGAGCCCCAGGTGCCCCCAAAACAGGCcatctccctctgtttctcaccCTTGGTGTCCTCCTTCTCCTGTTGATGACTGGGCCCTTTGGTTTTCACCTTTGGAGAAGACGG TGGCGACCAAGAAGATTCTCTGCTTTAGAGCATGGGATTCGCCCACCTCGGGCTGAGAGCAAGATAGAGGATCTGGAGCAAGAACCAGagccagagctggagctggagccagaGCTGGAGCCGGAGCTGGagccagagctggagctggagccagacctggagccagagccagagccagcagGGCCACAGCAGCCCTGA
- the MLF2 gene encoding myeloid leukemia factor 2, which translates to MFRFMRDAEPEDPMFMMDPFAIHRQHMSRMLSGGFGYSPFLSITDGNMPGTRPASRRMQTGAVSPFGMLGMSGGFMDMFGMMNDMIGNMEHMTAGGNCQTFSSSTVISYSNTGDGAPKVYQETSEMRSAPGGIRETRRTVRDSDSGLEQMSIGHHIRDRAHILQRSRNHRTGDQEERQDYINLDESEAAAFDDEWRRETSRFRQQRPLEFRRHEASGGGGRRAEGPPRLAIQGPEDSPSRQSRRYDW; encoded by the exons ATGTTCCGATTCATGAGGGACGCAGAGCCTGAGGATCCCATGTTCATGAT GGACCCCTTTGCTATTCACCGTCAGCATATGAGCCGAATGTTGTCGGGTGGCTTTGGATATAGCCCCTTCCTCAGCATTACAGATGGCAACAtgccagggaccaggcctgccaGCCGCAGGATGCAG ACTGGGGCTGTCTCCCCCTTTGGGATGTTGGGAATG TCGGGTGGCTTCATGGACATGTTTGGGATGATGAACGACATGATCGGGAACATG GAGCACATGACTGCTGGAGGCAACTGCCAGACTTTCTCATCCTCCACCGTCATCTCCTACTCCAATACGGGTGATGGTGCCCCCAAGGTCTACCAGGAGACGTCCGAGATGCGCTCGGCACCAGGCGGG ATCCGGGAGACCCGGAGGACCGTGCGGGACTCGGACAGCGGACTAGAGCAGATGTCCATTGGGCATCACATCCGAGACCGGGCTCACATCCTCCAGCGCTCCCGAAACCACCGCACAGGGGACCAAGAGGAGCGGCAGGACTACATCAACCTGGATGAGA GTGAGGCCGCAGCATTTGATGATGAGTGGCGGAGGGAGACGTCCCGCTTCCGGCAGCAGCGCCCTCTGGAATTTCGACGGCATGAGGCTTCAGGGGGTGGGGGCCGAAGGGCTGAAGGGCCTCCCCGTCTGGCCATACAGGGACCTGAGGACTCCCCCTCCCGACAGTCCCGCCGCTATGACTGGTga
- the LAG3 gene encoding lymphocyte activation gene 3 protein isoform X2, with protein sequence MGEAQFQVLLLLPLLWVAPVEAPGPGAEVPEVWAQEGAPAQLPCSPTIPLQDSSLLRTGGVTWQHLPDSPPPTRGSRPVAPTPYTVLRLAPGGLRSGRPPLQSRMKLEERGLQRGDFSLWLLPARRADAGEYSAAVNLKNGALTCRLRLRVGQARVTASPPGSLRTSGLVVLNCSFSRPDLPASVQWFRGPGRVPVQESPHHHLIGSLLFLPKVSPLDSGPWGCILTYRDGFTVSSIYNLTVLGPVAPVPLTVYAGAGSRVELPCQLPPGVRTPSSLTATWTPPGGSPDRLVAEDNGNFTLQLEAVSQAQAGTYTCHIYLQGQWHSTTVTLAVITVTPKPSGLPGNLRKLLCEVTPASGQERFVWSPLDKQSWRSSPGPWLEVQKASLLSQPWQCHLYQGERLLGTAVYFTELSGPGAQYSERAPGAPKTGHLPLFLTLGVLLLLLMTGPFGFHLWRRRWRPRRFSALEHGIRPPRAESKIEDLEQEPEPELELEPEPEPEPAGPQQP encoded by the exons atgggggaggcCCAGTTCCAGGTCTTGCTGCTTCTGCCACTGCTGTGGGTGGCTCCAG tGGAGGCACCAGGACCTGGGGCAGAGGTCCCGGAGGTGTGGGCCCAGGAGGGGGCTCCTGCCCAACTTCCCTGCAGCCCCACAATCCCCCTCCAGGATTCCAGCCTTCTTCGAACAGGAGGGGTCACTTGGCAGCATCTACCAGACAG cccgcccccaaccaggggctcGCGCCCCGTGGCGCCCACCCCCTACACTGTGCTGAGGCTGGCTCCTGGGGGGCTGCGCAGCGGGCGGCCGCCCCTTCAGTCCCGCATGAAGCTGGAAGAGCGCGGCCTCCAGCGCGGGGACTTCTCGCTCTGGCTGCTCCCGGCCCGACGCGCCGACGCCGGCGAGTACAGCGCCGCGGTGAACCTCAAGAACGGAGCCCTCACCTGCCGCCTCCGTCTGCGCGTGGGCCAGGCCCGGG TGACTGCCAGTCCCCCAGGGTCTCTCAGGACCTCCGGCTTGGTCGTCTTGAACTGCTCCTTCAGCCGCCCTGACCTCCCAGCCTCTGTGCAGTGGTTCCGGGGCCCGGGCAGAGTCCCTGTTCAGGAGTCCCCCCATCACCACTTGATTGGAAGCCTCCTCTTCCTGCCCAAAGTCAGCCCCTTGGactctgggccctggggctgcatcCTCACCTACAGAGATGGCTTCACTGTCTCCAGCATATACAACCTCACTGTTCTGG GTCCGGTGGCGCCAGTCCCCCTGACAGTGTATGCAGGAGCAGGTTCCCGGGTGGAGCTGCCCTGCCAACTGCCTCCTGGCGTAAGGACTCCGTCTTCCCTCACTGCCACATGGACCCCTCCCGGTGGAAGCCCTGACCGGCTGGTGGCTGAAGACAATGGCAACTTTACCCTTCAACTAGAGGCTGTGAGCCAGGCCCAGGCCGGGACCTACACCTGCCACATCTATCTGCAGGGGCAGTGGCACAGTACCACTGTCACTTTGGCAGTCATCACAG TGACTCCCAAGCCCTCTGGGTTACCTGGCAACCTGAGGAAACTGCTCTGTGAGGTGACTCCGGCATCTGGACAAGAGCGCTTTGTGTGGAGCCCCCTGGACAAGCAGTCTTGGAGGAGTTCTCCAGGACCCTGGCTGGAGGTACAGAAGGCCAGCCTCCTTTCTCAGCCTTGGCAGTGTCACCTGTACCAGGGGGAGAGGCTTCTTGGAACAGCCGTATACTTCACGGAGCTGTCTGGACCAG GTGCCCAGTACTCCGAGAGAGCCCCAGGTGCCCCCAAAACAGGCcatctccctctgtttctcaccCTTGGTGTCCTCCTTCTCCTGTTGATGACTGGGCCCTTTGGTTTTCACCTTTGGAGAAGACGG TGGCGACCAAGAAGATTCTCTGCTTTAGAGCATGGGATTCGCCCACCTCGGGCTGAGAGCAAGATAGAGGATCTGGAGCAAGAACCAGagccagagctggagctggagcca gagccagagccagagccagcagGGCCACAGCAGCCCTGA
- the PTMS gene encoding parathymosin, producing the protein MSEKSVEAAAELSAKDLKEKKEKVEEKASRKERKKEVVEEEENGAEEEEEETAEDGEEEDEGEEEDEEEEDDDDEGPALKRAAEEEDEADPKRQKTENGASA; encoded by the exons ATGTCGGAGAAGAGCGTGGAGGCAGCGGCCGAGTTGAGCGCCAAG gacctgaaggagaagaaagagaaggtggaGGAGAAGGCCAGCCGgaaagaacgaaagaaagaaGTGGTGGAG gaggaggagaatggagctgaggaggaagaagaagaaactgcTGAGGAcggagaagaggaagatgaaggggaagaagaag atgaggaagaagaagatgATGACGACGAAGGGCCCGCGCTGAAGAGAGCTGCTGAAGAGGAG GATGAAGCTGATCCCAAGCGGCAGAAGACAGAAAATGGGGCATCAGCATGA